Proteins encoded by one window of Streptomyces uncialis:
- a CDS encoding aldehyde dehydrogenase family protein — translation MSDNSRLSVFKTYKLFVGGKFPRSESGRVYEVTSKASGAAAPGKGGWLANAPLSSRKDARDAVVAARKAFGPWSGATAYNRGQVLYRVAEMLEGRREQFVREVADAEGLSKSKAGARVDAAVDRWVWYAGWTDKVAQVVGGGNPVAGPFFNLSTPEPTGVVAVLAPQESSFLGLVSVLAPVLATGNTAVVVASERAPLPALSLGEVLATSDVPGGTVNILSGRTKEIAAPLAAHSDVNAIDLTGADEALATELEIAAADNLKRVLRPGAEDWSADPGMRRLTAFLETKTVWHPTGSLGASGSSY, via the coding sequence ATGTCTGACAACAGCCGGCTGAGCGTCTTCAAGACCTACAAGCTGTTCGTGGGGGGCAAGTTCCCCCGCAGCGAGAGCGGACGGGTGTACGAGGTGACGTCGAAGGCATCAGGCGCTGCCGCGCCGGGCAAGGGCGGCTGGCTGGCCAACGCGCCGCTGTCGTCGCGCAAGGACGCCCGGGACGCGGTGGTCGCCGCCCGCAAGGCGTTCGGTCCGTGGTCGGGGGCGACCGCGTACAACCGCGGCCAGGTCCTGTACCGGGTCGCGGAGATGCTGGAGGGCCGCCGGGAGCAGTTCGTCCGCGAGGTCGCGGACGCGGAGGGCCTGTCGAAGTCGAAGGCGGGCGCCCGGGTGGACGCGGCGGTCGACCGCTGGGTCTGGTACGCGGGCTGGACCGACAAGGTCGCCCAGGTCGTCGGCGGGGGCAACCCGGTCGCGGGCCCGTTCTTCAATCTGTCGACCCCGGAGCCGACGGGTGTGGTGGCCGTACTGGCACCCCAGGAGTCGTCGTTCCTCGGTCTGGTCTCGGTGCTCGCCCCGGTGCTCGCGACCGGCAACACGGCCGTGGTCGTGGCGAGCGAGCGGGCGCCGCTGCCCGCGCTGTCCCTCGGCGAGGTCCTGGCGACCTCCGACGTCCCCGGCGGGACGGTCAACATCCTGTCCGGCCGGACGAAGGAGATCGCGGCCCCGCTCGCCGCGCACAGCGACGTCAACGCGATCGACCTCACCGGCGCGGACGAGGCGCTGGCCACGGAGCTGGAGATCGCGGCGGCGGACAACCTCAAGCGGGTGCTGCGGCCGGGCGCGGAGGACTGGTCGGCCGACCCGGGGATGCGGCGGCTGACCGCGTTCCTGGAGACCAAGACGGTGTGGCACCCGACCGGTTCACTGGGCGCCTCGGGCTCCTCGTACTGA
- a CDS encoding TetR/AcrR family transcriptional regulator, producing the protein MAAQNKRADPGGPGGRQPEASLWERLERPAPTPRNTLTPATLAEAAVRIADAEGMQAVTMRRLATELRVAPMAAYRHVSGKDDLWALMVDRVAVELVVPDEVTGWREVLREMALRTRGTTLAHPWLTTVPAPLSLLTPHRIAAAERQIAALDGHGLDADTLMVAFRTVNAYVQGAVQAEVALRAYMDEQGWASGDDIRLGLAPTMKWLMGTDRYPVYGQTLRALRRRDDPAWEFATGLDCVLDGLAARLGLP; encoded by the coding sequence CGCGCAGAACAAGAGGGCCGACCCGGGCGGCCCCGGCGGGCGGCAGCCCGAGGCCTCCCTGTGGGAGCGGCTGGAGCGGCCCGCCCCCACTCCCCGGAACACCCTCACCCCCGCCACCCTCGCCGAGGCCGCCGTCCGGATCGCCGACGCCGAGGGGATGCAGGCGGTCACCATGCGCCGCCTCGCCACCGAACTCCGGGTCGCGCCCATGGCCGCGTACCGCCATGTCTCCGGCAAGGACGACCTCTGGGCGCTGATGGTCGACCGGGTCGCCGTCGAGCTGGTCGTGCCCGACGAGGTCACCGGCTGGCGCGAGGTGCTGCGGGAGATGGCCCTGCGGACCCGCGGGACGACCCTCGCCCACCCCTGGCTCACCACCGTGCCCGCGCCGCTCTCGCTGCTCACCCCGCACCGGATCGCGGCGGCCGAACGCCAGATCGCCGCCCTCGACGGCCACGGGCTGGACGCCGACACGCTGATGGTCGCCTTCCGGACCGTCAACGCGTACGTCCAGGGCGCGGTGCAGGCCGAGGTGGCGTTGCGCGCATACATGGACGAGCAGGGCTGGGCCAGCGGCGACGACATCCGGCTCGGGCTCGCCCCGACCATGAAGTGGTTGATGGGGACGGACCGCTACCCCGTCTACGGCCAAACCCTGCGGGCACTGCGGCGCCGCGACGACCCCGCGTGGGAGTTCGCGACGGGACTCGACTGCGTCCTCGACGGCCTGGCCGCCCGCCTGGGCCTGCCGTAA